In one Carassius carassius chromosome 12, fCarCar2.1, whole genome shotgun sequence genomic region, the following are encoded:
- the LOC132154336 gene encoding osteocalcin 2b-like, giving the protein MKTLSLLSVCTLLSVCASMGVYTEPDAADDPAAEVVLPPTGAPADSDSSSASSSASDSDSASSESDSASDSVSDSASDSASSSSESNSVSAEGTPAPHVLLKRDVAASLLRHRRAGAPAAKLSLQQLESLREVCEVNLDCEHMAETAGIIAAYTAYYGPIPY; this is encoded by the exons ATGAAGACTCTGAGTCTCCTGAGCGTCTGCACTCTGCTGTCTGTCTGCGCATCTATGGGAG tgTACACAGAGCCAGACGCTGCTGATGATCCTGCAGCTGAGGTGGTGCTTCCTCCCACCGGAGCTCCAGCTGATTCTGACTCTTCCTCAGCATCCTCATCTGCCTCAGACTCTGATTCTGCTTCCTCTGAGTCCGACTCTGCATCCGACTCCGTGTCTGATTCTGCCTCAGATTCTGCCTCTTCCTCGTCTGAATCAAACTCCGTCAGCGCTGAAG gCACTCCTGCCCCTCACGTGCTGCTGAAGAGAGATGTTGCAGCATCACTGCTGCGCCACCGGAGAGCTGGAGCTCCTGCGGCCAAACTGAGTCTTCAGCAGCTGGAGAG TTTGCGAGAGGTTTGTGAAGTGAATCTGGACTGTGAACACATGGCTGAAACTGCTGGGATCATAGCAGCTTATACGGCGTATTATGGACCAATCccatactaa
- the angptl1b gene encoding angiopoietin-related protein 1b, translated as MSPHAWIFGVLLCILTCAWSKSAYKGSDLSRKRRLVEDAANGTPRKCSYTFLVPEQKITGPICASQGPSLTDKERVTQSDIADVRELLSKQRRETDTLRMIVDVDGNMVNEMKLLRKESRNMNSRVTQLYMQLLHEIIRKRDNSLELAQLEARILNSTAEALRLSALYRELEVRFSSLAALVNNQSLLIGALEEQCLQVYGNHRREPLPPPLVQVVPENLPVYVPSFSNEIPRSHGWPVPEDRSPRTAPSPTGGSLDLKHPPQGNVSLEGPFRDCLQVMQAGHSTSGTYLLKPDGTETPVQAWCEHDVDRGGWTLIQRRKDGSVNFFRNWDSYKKGFGDVDGEHWLGLETIYNLGKQEDYKLLVELEDWMGKKVYAAYSSFHLEPESQSYRLRLGTYQGNAGDSLSSHNGKQFTTLDHDNDAFSGNCAHFHKAGWWYSACGQANLNGVWYSGGVYRSRFQDGIFWADYGGGFYSMKSVRMMIRPID; from the exons ATGAGTCCTCATGCCTGGATCTTTGGTGTCCTTCTCTGCATCCTCACTTGTGCATGGAGCAAGAGTGCATACAAAGGGTCTGACCTGAGCCGAAAGCGGAGGCTCGTAGAAGATGCAGCCAATGGGACCCCTAGGAAGTGCTCTTATACATTCTTGGTCCCAGAGCAGAAGATCACGGGGCCGATCTGTGCCAGCCAGGGCCCTTCTCTGACAGATAAAGAGCGTGTGACGCAGTCGGACATAGCTGACGTCCGGGAGCTCCTGAGCAAGCAGAGACGTGAAACGGACACGCTCCGGATGATTGTGGACGTGGATGGAAACATGGTCAATGAAATGAAACTTTTACGCAAAGAGTCACGCAACATGAACTCCCGCGTCACCCAGCTGTACATGCAGCTGCTGCACGAAATCATTCGCAAGCGTGATAATTCACTGGAGCTGGCGCAGCTGGAGGCACGGATCCTCAACAGCACGGCCGAGGCACTGAGGCTGTCCGCTCTCTACAGGGAGCTGGAGGTGCGCTTCTCCTCGCTGGCCGCGCTGGTCAATAACCAGTCGCTGCTGATCGGGGCTCTGGAGGAGCAATGCCTGCAGGTGTACGGGAATCACAGACGAGAGCCGCTGCCTCCTCCTCTCGTGCAGGTCGTGCCTGAGAACCTCCCTGTGTACGTGCCTAGCTTCTCCAATGAGATCCCGAGGAGTCACGGCTGGCCCGTTCCAGAGGACAGGAGTCCCAGGACGGCTCCATCACCCACAGGAGGCTCGCTGGACCTGAAACACCCTCCTCAGGGGAACGTCAGTCTGGAGG GTCCCTTTCGGGACTGTCTTCAGGTGATGCAGGCTGGTCACTCCACCAGCGGGACGTATCTTCTGAAGCCGGATGGGACGGAGACGCCTGTACAGGCCTGGTGTGAGCATGACGTGGACAGAGGTGGCTGGACGCTTATCCAGAGGAGGAAAGATGGATCCGTCAACTTCTTCAGGAACTGGGACAGCTATAAG AAAGGCTTTGGTGATGTGGACGGGGAACACTGGCTGGGTCTGGAAACCATCTATAACCTGGGCAAACAGGAAGACTACAAGCTGCTGGTGGAGCTGGAGGACTGGATGGGGAAGAAGGTTTACGCGGCCTACAGCAGCTTCCACCTGGAGCCCGAGAGCCAGTCGTACCGTCTGCGTCTGGGAACCTATCAGGGCAACGCTGGAGATTCACTGAGCAGCCACAACGGCAAACAGTTCACCACGCTGGACCACGACAACGACGCCTTCTCAG GTAACTGTGCTCATTTCCACAAGGCTGGCTGGTGGTACAGCGCCTGCGGTCAGGCCAATCTGAACGGTGTGTGGTACTCCGGAGGAGTCTATCGCAGCCGCTTCCAGGACGGCATCTTCTGGGCCGATTATGGAGGGGGGTTTTACTCCATGAAGTCTGTGCGGATGATGATCAGACCCATCGACTGA